One Carya illinoinensis cultivar Pawnee chromosome 5, C.illinoinensisPawnee_v1, whole genome shotgun sequence genomic window, agttgtctgtttaattgatttatgttgtttgatcattttattatgcattgttatggcatttcatggtgcatgcacgtgtgtttgtggaattgtgtgaaaagcctgtgtattggcgtgagtggttttacgggtgcgtgtgtatcacgagcccaggccgggatgggttattatctcggtggagttcatctggtcactcgggagcggaataaactgagtgatgtcccctgagttgtcgctagacgacgggagcgggactaggggttgcttggctacgaacgcgccgggcgcggaaccgggcatcgccctacgcaccgactccgtggcccttcgctggtgagggctagaggatgcttggctacgcacgcgcggggcgcggaactgggcatcgcttgttaggtgtcacacgcgcggtggtactctgcggtgtggcactggagccagggtgtgcggatgacacctaggggaggtcatggtgcacgcggttaaaattggataatggtttgagaggccaaatgggacttttggcgtggtattgggccaaatggacttttggcgagatattgggctaaatggacttttggcgagatattgggccaaatgtgacttttggcgtgttagttagaaaggttgtgtgtttttgggccaaatgggtttttggcgtgtgtggaaaacgggtgttttatgggctttgtgcattgggcatgtttcatgcatcttggttgagttttatgtgtttttatctagtagtgtttgggttttacttacctgcggtaccattcttggttccgtagcttttggtgcagagttagaggacgaagaggaggaggctgagcccgaggatgcggatccgccgggctgctgatgctatgttttatatttgtttaaaactgtatttgtgttttgtaatattttatctatgtacgttttaaacagcttgtattacgttaagaaaaattctggtacttagttatgactttcgttatccgctgcgtgttctttcgtgcacatttgttgcctttgcacacacttggcacccgtcgataggatggtgacccgggttgtcaccatccggacgtctcgatttccccgtgtttgggcgtggggatttgggggcgtcacatgggATGTGGGGGTGGTAAACTGACTAATGTCTAGAGTTTCCCTTTTCAAAAATATCATATCTCCAATACTCCATCAATTAAGATAGAAGATAGAATAAATTTGAAAGATTGCGAATAAAATGTTAAAAGGAATCTCAAGAGTGAGAATGTTAGTTTTGAAGCAAAGATTACGCATGcctataatatatatgtggCAGTATATCTAAGAAGTTGGTGGCTCGAGATTTAATCATTATACTTTCAAGTTTGTATGAAATGCACACGCTACAAATtgttaatatgataaaatttaatttaaaagagaagttaaaatttaaattatctttGTAAATTACATTTTGACTGCATTTAGGATGTATTTTTTACATCGATTCATCGAAGACTAAAAGTGCCTAACAATTCGGGTTGAGGAGTTATGACAGGATTTAGAAATTCAGAATTGTGGTGGTGTTTCTGTCACATTAACAacccaattattattattatttttaaaaaaaaagaaccactTTTTCTTTGGAGACAACATTGATTCCGAAAAATACGAAGTCCATAACGCAAAGCTACTTCAGCCTCTGAGTGACCATATTCCCAGAAGAAAGATGGAAGTTTAAGTCCTAAGCCTTTTATACAACCAATTACGACGACGATCCTATATTGTCAAGgcgaaaaaaagagaaaattcctttttaaatttaatttgttaatttGCCAGATCTGGTGGGTCAAATTTGGGCCCAATATCCATTCTCGAAATGGGTCGAGTAGAAATTGGTCGATGAATTCCTAAATGCGCTTGCTTTTATTGTGGGCCTGATCCAGACTTGGTAGATGTAGCGCGTACTAAATTTAACGAGTGCATCTTAACGGCGCGTGAAACACGTAAAAAAAGCGGCACGTGCAAAATAGAATAGCGCGTGGATAAGCACTAgaaaaagcaagtaaagaagCACGTGCAAATAGGAGTACCTAAGCGATGTGCTACGTCAACGTCAACTGCGGAAACTGAAAAGTGTGCCGCGTTGGCGACAATGACGTCGGAAACGCGTGAAAAATACGGATAAAAGTAGAGAAGAAACAAAATGTGTGAGAGGTGTGCAAGGGGGCGAAAGTCAAGTaccgaaaagaaaaaaaatcctttgCCACGAAAGAATCGGGAAACAGGTACTGATCAAGAAACGAAGTAGTGTTTTCTATTGTCAAGCAGAATTCAGGGCTCGGGAAGATCAGTTTTGGCATTAGAATTTGGAATGGCAGATTGTTTCTCTGTAAATGAACATATATATGCAGAGAATGAAAGCTTCCTAGTTCTTCATCTGGAGGGAACTGTAAATCTGcaaagagaatgagagaggacTCGAGAGTAAGAACATGGCCTTGTGATGATCATTATTGTATGAGTCAGACAATAAGAAATGACGACTGATTTATACAAGTTTGGAGACTAGGGTAAAGATTCCAGTACGTTACATTCTTATAAAGTGTAAGTTATACTTCCAAACTTCAGTCAGAACTAAGTTGAGAAAAAACTTACCTCATAATATACGGAGATCGTTATTCCCTCACTTGGCCATATGCAACTTTGATCAGATGGGGGCAGAAGAGAGAAGCAGAGTAGGGTACTGCACTGCTAAATTTGTCTACGGCTAGAACAAAGTGGAAAGACTGCATACTGGGTATCAAGAATCCTACCAAGAATGTGAAGATTCAATGAAGCCTTGGGAAATCAAACTGTACAGTAATTTTTCACatgatttcttttaaatttgattCGCTGCAAATGATGGTACCCAGGTGATGATACAAGCAATGGATTGCAGGTTTAAGATCATGGAGCATAAACTCCAGTTACTTTCTCATACATGTTGTCCGGTTACACGGTGCAAATCAAAGGTGGTATGCTTATATACTCAGCTTTTCTATCATGTTTGAGTCACTCTGTCTCAGGGACCGCCACTTTGTTGAGCAACTATTTGCAGGAGACGGGTCAAGACTCAAAACTACTATTGCAATTCGAATTGTCCATTCTCTTGACAAAGCCAAGATCCTTTATCGAGCCACACTTGTTCTCTGGCAATAAGAACCTATTTTCACCAACTTCCAGAAAATATGGCATATAAAAGGATATCCAGAGTTGTTTTGGAGAGTTTCCAACTAAGCTTTTACACACAGAATGTCTGAGGCTCTAACGTGATCTGCGGTCGCGTTTATATAAAGAGAAATGCTGGGTCTAGAGGCTAACGTGGATGGATACAAGCTAGatttggaaaaagaaacaaacataaGGATTATTACTTCAGGGTCCATTCATTTTCAacttaagatcaagaaaatataattgaacAGTAATACATTCATCGATTTTGATTTCCATGTCTTATGGCAATTTTTTCAAGAGAAGAAactattttgcattttcaatCTTGGAAAATTGTAAAGCAAGTAAAACATATCACAACCAAAACTATGACTTTCAGTATAACCAGGTTTCACATAGCAAAAGTTTCTTGGAGCTGGATTTTGATTGATGGCAGTTTACttaactctaaattaatttggaAAGTGattgtcaaaaaaatttatgctaAAGAGatgaattttaagtttgatgtcaTAACCAACGAACTCGTATTAATAGGTTATACGTATAAACTAAAGACCATGGCATATGTACTTTTCTCCAAATTAAAACCATGGCATTTTCCCCTTTCATattcatgcttttttttttttttttggatcgaTAAAAAGAAATAGCACATGACCAAGAATAAGACTCAAAAGTCTCATACCCATGTACTTGCTCCAGAAAACCTGAGACTTCTACAACTGCACCAGTCAATGAAACTCCCTTTTGTTGCAACCATTGAAAAATAGCATATAATGAGAATACCTAGTTTTTATTACAGTGTTGTCGCTTCAGTATCAAGTAAAGTGTCATGTAGGCTGCATGAATTCTTTCATCGAAAAGAAAACACAGAATGAGAATACCATCACAAAAGTACACCAAGACAAATGTTTTTTATACTATCAGCAAAAGAACTAGAAAAAAGATTAACAATATTTTCAGAAACAATCAGGTTCCTCAATAACTtacccaaataaaataaaatataacttaaaaaTAAGCAGAATTATGGCCAGATCACTTGGTCAGAAATAGTCTTTCACAAACTGGATGTACTTGAATCCGATCACTAATCTTAATAAAGAAAGCACGCacattaataagaaaattattagaAGTGGGAATATTATGttagagggagaaagagagctTGGTATATCCTTTTGCAGATTTAATTGGCTTCTAACTCTTTAAGATCATAAAAGCTTTTGATCAAAGACAAAATTTCTGTATCAGTAAGTCTGCTTCTACAAGAAACACACGATGGGGCCACAGAATCTGAAACGACAAACAAAAAGTTCATATGCTTCAATATATTTGAGCTGAacagaggaagagaaaaaaaaaatgacaagatATTGTTGAAAACACCAATATACCAGGTCAAATGCTATCAGGGgattattcaataaattaagcTTCGCCAATCAGCAACAAAGATGCAAAGAAATCTGTTACATGCCCTGAAACATGGTAACTCAATGTATCAAGCCCCGGAGTCACCATAGAACAACCATGCCGCTTAGATCAGCACTAAAGAAACACACAAATCAAACTGAGTTCTAGATGACAAAGACCGGACTACTAATAAATTTTGGCAACCTTCAGTAAGTATTTGTACCACTGATGTTAATCTCAAAAAAACCACCCAGCATGAGAcgagaatatttttcaattaaaggAACATAGGTAGAGAGCTATTGAAGCGACAACACTCTAATAAAAACTAGAAGTTAATTAGTGTTTATTTAGAGTATCGTCTCAAGGAACTTTAACATAAAGCTATTGAAGAGACGATAATAAAGGTTCCGACCAACCTGGTCCTCTTCATGGGCACCGCTGTTACCAAACTTTACTAAAAACTCGGTCATCGAGTCTTACACAAGAGGCTAATCACAGGGGAGGAAACAATCCTCCTTATAGCAGTTACGAAACAGACTGGGAGCAAACTGCTGtggaattatataaaagattgGCTAAACGATACACATCTGACAAAATGCACAGCAGCTCCGCTTAATATAATCGTACAAAACAAGAACAGCAACAAGAAAAGGATCGAGTCTTACTTCACCAAGTAACCCTTTTTAGCCTTTAAGAATCGGCAAGCTACTCAAGAACTCATCAAGACCCTCAAAAAACCCAATCCCTTCTATGTTATCCTCCTCCCCATTCCCTGCACTAATCCCCCGCGCGGCCTCCTCCGCCTCATTACTAAACTCCACATTCAAATCCAATTTCCCCAACTCCGTCGTGCCCCTCTTCCTCGCACCTCCCGCAGCAGTCGCTCTCTTACTCGAATCAGCCCTGGAAGAATCCAAATTTTCACCAATGCCCACATTGGGCTGTCCCTTCTTTACTCTGTCATTCTGCAGTTTCTTCACATTTGCGCTCGTGGAGGCTCTTTTCTTCGCCTTTCTCTTCCTCCTATCACTCCCCCACTCATCGTCAGAATCCTCACTCGATTCAGAGATTTCCTGTAACGCTTCGTCGTCGTCGTAATAAACCCATGGCCCACTGTTCCGTTTCGAAACGTTTCGGTTTGATCCACTTGCTTGAACAGGACAAGCGAACATTGACGATATGGGCGTCCATTTCGATGACCCGCTCGTGTCTTTAGCATTAACAGAAAATCCCAGCGGGAAGAACGCCCAGCAGCAGAAGTAAGTGTCTTTGTCCGTCACCGGCGGTGATGGTATCATCACCGCATGGAACGCCCTCTTACAGTCCTGGCACCGAAGAGTACAATCCTCGTAAACCCTAGGGTACTCATATAGAACGTAGCAGTACGGACACGCCGTCCAGAAATTCGGGGATCCCGGCTCAGTCGGAAGAGTCTTCCGGGTCGACTCTTTCTGTCGAGCGGGTTCAGCAGTAGGCCGAGGCTGACGAGTTGACTCGGTAACGTTGTTGAAACTCGGCCCATCTTCCTCAACTACCGCTTTTCCGTCCTTGGTTCGAGGGCTTCTTCTCATAGGTGGTTCTTGCAGCTCTTTATGGTGAGGTGGCTGAGTCGATCCGGAGGCGGAGTTCACACTCAGCGCGTTATCGTAATCGGCTTTCTTAGAAGGGTTGGACAGGACGGACCACGCATCGCAGACGAGCCTGAAAGCATAATCAGCGTAGGCGATACGGTTCCTTTCCGGGTGGAGGAGGAGTGCAAGCCGCCGGTACTGGGTGGCGATGAGGTCGAGGCTGTGAGTCAGCGGGGCGAGTTGCAGGATGGCGTACCAGTCGTGCTGGTCTCTGATAGTCCGGGTCTCGCCGGCTATAAGGGTATCGGCCACGGCGATTATTTGGTCAGCGAACTCGATCCGGATACTCGGGTCGGAGTCACGCGCCCGGATCGCGAAGGACTTGGCACCGTGCAAGTCACGTGCGATGAGGAGCCTCTCCGCTATGCTCACCCACCTCGCCGCCTCAGCCCCGTTGTTATTAGGGTCCATTTTCGCTTAGACACACGCACGCACGCACAgagagtctctctctctctctcgccttcTCTCTAACAGTGGATTTCGTCGGTTCAGGACTGTGGTTGGAAAGGAGTGAAAGAAATGAAGGTGGGAATTCAGATGGACGAAAAAGGACCAGAGGATTGTCGGAAATGACTGGCACGATTTGTGTTAAGTTGGAGTTGGGGATAATTTACTTCTGATGGCATTTTAGTCAGTGCGCAGTAAATCCGTATCCCCATGTTAGATAATTGTTTTTATCCGTTGGTGGAGTGAGAGTGAGCGTGTTACAACTTTGTGAATAGGAGTTCCTCCTGGTCCTCCTGGCCACTTTTGTTGTACAGCCGGAGGTAGTTCGGTCTGGAGTTAATTCACTTTTGGACGCCGGCGAACATGTACCAGAATCTTGCTATATGAATGTGCACGGTTGACCGTTCTAACGTAAGGTCAAATGTGACCgtttatattgtaaaaattatatatattttttgtaagttCTAAGAAAGCcaggtggagaaatgttttagtaaaataattttataaaaattaatttataaattaatttataaagttatttttattataaaatagatttaatgtattatataaaattatattaatttatgatttatttttataaaatttttttataattatagtatttcactctttttgtatatatatatgaataatgttatatacagttatttttagatattttttagatattttattaatgtgattgactgaattaattttttttaataatcaactaattatatcaatatacataaaaaaatatatatatataaaaataactacataTATCAGTGGAGCCTTGTGCATTTATCATTGTAATTATGTTTAGCATTCAGTAAAGACCATTGCCTTCTTGGAAAATAGAAGGCACTCAAAATGTGATATGACATTTCGCCACTAACACAGTAACACCTCTTTTATTCCCGTTGTGGGGCGAACCCTGTAAATTAATTGGGTAACCAAGTCTACGGCAGTGGGCTTTATTGGCAATGTGGGTTGTCACAGGAGAGTTGGGGATAGACTATAGTAAGCATAGGTGTAATATGGGCTATAGCAAAAAAGGTAGCAGCGTCAACTTTGGCAAAGTGGGTATGACACCAAAGTTGTGGGCTGCAGCAGATTAGGACAGTGGGGAATAGTCGGGAGTGTGGGCTTTAATTAGCAAATTAAGTTGGCAGTGCAGGCAAAGGTCGCAATTATGTGGGCTGTGCGGGGTTGGAATAGCAAATTAGCAATAATGCTTATAATTGAATGCGAAGGTGGTAGTTTTAGTTAGGCAAAGTGGGTTTGACTGGCAAGGTTGTTGGTAGAGCTGGTTGAACAAATTCAAAGAGATGAGGAGCTGCTTAGGGCAACATCGATGATTGAAATGGACAATGGAGCGAATAATAGATCGACAATGAAGCGTTTGAACAATGCCATCGCTGTTAATGGAGTGCATCGGGGGCTTATATTTTAATGGAAGTGGTATATGAGCAATGGGTAAAGTTTTTAACATCCCCTGTTAAGTTACAAATATATCGATATCACTAATTGTAAAAAtagttacaattttttatagaatattttatattgattggatctatttatttattgtgtAACTTTCAAGACTACCCATCTTGATTCTTATCGTATGGTATCCACGAACTCTTTTGCATCGGCAGCATGGAGACCATGGTGAACCAACATGATATTTATTCAATAAGTAATGGACAAGGAGGTGAGCTAACATGGAAGAAAATCCagtttatttgttattttttcccATCCATATACAACCAACAAACATCATGGACGAACACTCCACACATTTCTAGCTGGCTATTTAAACCCAAAGCAGAGTTCTTGATTTTTCACTCTTATTCATTCTCCTTCAGTTCTAAATCAACCTTGTTAGTTCAACCTTTAATAATGGCTTCTTGCAATTACTTCCTGTTTGGCTGCTTCATGGCTCTGTTCTTTTCGAGCATCCATGTAAGCCTAGCAACTCGTCAACTCTTACAAACTACTATCCCCACTCTGCCTAAACCAACATTGCCGCCTCCTTTGCCTTCTATTCCTACACTGCCGCAGCCCCAAGTCCCAAAAATCCCAACACAACCATCTCTGCCTAAGCCCGGCACTCTGCCTCCGTTTCCCAGCTTCCCCACCATACCCACTACTATCCCAAAAGTGAACCTGCCCCCTTTCCCAACCATTCCCACCATCCCCACCCTTCCATCTGGAATTCCTTCCATTCCCTTCTTCTCTCCCCCACCTGCAACCACCAGCCCTTGAGGAAGTTCAGTCGAAGTTCTTCAGTTCATGGAGTTTTGCGTGGTCTAATAGCGCAATATACAGTGCATTTCGTTTTCGAAGGCCTTCTTGTCTTTAATTCTTCCATCGCTGGGAAAATTAATACTCGAGGCTTTCACGTTTGTTGCAGTTGATCTTTACATATATCCGTAGTTTGTCATGATCATTTAGTTCAGTTTctattgtttgtttgtttgtacgAGTTTGAGTTCCTAATAATATGGAGTTGTTTCCTTGGTTTTGTTATGTTCCTCATGAGCCACTTTCAGCTTTAATCGTGTTACAGGAACACATGAGCAAATATATCAAATCGTAAAAATTTATGTGCATTTATAACATCCGAAACAGAACATTTTGTCATTCATAAAAACCACTCTAGATTACAACTACTAACATATGTGCTAACATTAGCGTATGCCAAGATTTATCGAACTTCATTCCTATACACGTCGATATCAAACACCTAGAACTTGATTTCAAACATTAAAACAGGGGTTCATAGAGACTGATCAGCTGATAAGTATCATATGAACTGAATCCccaattgaaattcaaagaaaataataaatattgcaaGAATCTGCACGGATATTGAAACTAACAAGCATTTCAATGGGTTTACTTTTGGTTTTAtgtaaactatatagttttacACAAAGCATTACGTATTGATGTCAATACTGTCACGTCGAATAAAGAGAGTAAAGATAACTTTTACTTTGAGGGAAAGAAAGTCTCAAATTTAAAACTCTCCTCTGTTCCAAAATTTAAACTTTGACAGTGGCGATGTGGGACCCTGCTATATTAGTACGTATCAAGTCGCGAGTTTAAAACTGTACATTTAGCACTACTCTCTGAGTTGTTAGGTGAGATCGTTGGTTCGAAATCTGGTGGAATTGAGAGAATTGCAAggaaattaataaaagaaaaaaaaaattataatttcttaatggaagaagaaaaataaatcctcataattataaatatttcagtTGTTGGCAAGAATAATTACTATAAATAGGGATAGTAGGCAGGCAGCCGACCACCCCGCCCCTAGCACCTGCATGGGCGGGGAGTTGCATATGGACCCTGGCATCTAGTCCCGTCCCATATAGACAAGTGATCTCGCTCGACTTTTTGTGGCAGATGGATGGCCTCGCAAGTTGCAAATCATATGGAACCCGACAAATAATGTAGATTTCACAAATTctttcacaaaatttattgATCTATCTATCAAATCCTCAAACCAAATCTCAAATACACAAATCAAATTGCAGCAATATACACCACGACTCGTAGAGACCCAAGCCTGTCGTGGCCGTGGTTCTAAACACGATATCTATCGCAACAATAAACCCGGCCACCTCTcatttgattttcttattttctttcatttggcATCTATGGCAGAATATCGCAATCAAGGCCAATTAAGAGGTGTATTTTAGATTAAACGCgcaataagtaaacagaaactcttTGGAACGAAAGCTCTATTCTCATGTGTATAATGGCCACAAATAAATTGATGACAAATAAGCATTCTCCACAAAAGTCACATGAGCCGTATTATAGGGAAGTAAAATCAAACTAAAGAAACCATGTTGTCTATTTTATTCTGAAGACACAAACCCGCTCATCCGCTCTATCCACGCTGCAGTATGCCGCACGACTTTCATACAGATGCAGGAGCTATAGATTGGTACACCCGTTCAGACAGTCGCACCTCCAGACCAAGAGATCCCTTCAAACTATTAAAAACCATGACACCACGTCTTCTCGAACTTCCTCGATATCCTACCTCGCCAAGGCAACAAACGTGAATTGTACTTACTTTCCTTCTTTCTATTAACATGGTGATCCTGAACCTTTGTAGGGTCAGTAGCATCAATAGTTCTACTTTTGTATCCATTAACAAGCTTAACATCAAGGACTCAAATTATTCACCAATCAGCTCTAATGAAAACAGGGCAAAGCAAAAATCTCTAATCCAAAATTCAGGTAATTTCTGGAATTCATCATAAACCCAATTCATCCAATTGCCTAAAAATTAGGAACCAACAAACCGTACcccaaaaaattccaaaaagtTGAGGTTGATTCGTAAAAATTACAGCCTTTTCCCAGTGCTCCGTCATCTTCCCTGCACCATCCATCCCACCTTcagtttttttcctttataaagAGAACCACACAAGCATCCTTCATCTCTTCAGGTATTCAAGCCTTCTTTAACTCATTCAAGTTACTAGGTTTTCTTCATACGTCAAAACCCTACATCACAATGAACATACAAATAGCTACTTGAATAGACTAAATTGCAATCCCAGTTTTAGTTTTCTTGGTGAGGCCGATTTCTCATGttttcttgagagagagagagaggtttcgCTCGACAGGAAAGTGAAAACTTTGTCTCTATGTAGTGCGGTCACATTGTTGTTAAGATGTAGTATCTACGTTACATATC contains:
- the LOC122309928 gene encoding uncharacterized protein LOC122309928, which encodes MDPNNNGAEAARWVSIAERLLIARDLHGAKSFAIRARDSDPSIRIEFADQIIAVADTLIAGETRTIRDQHDWYAILQLAPLTHSLDLIATQYRRLALLLHPERNRIAYADYAFRLVCDAWSVLSNPSKKADYDNALSVNSASGSTQPPHHKELQEPPMRRSPRTKDGKAVVEEDGPSFNNVTESTRQPRPTAEPARQKESTRKTLPTEPGSPNFWTACPYCYVLYEYPRVYEDCTLRCQDCKRAFHAVMIPSPPVTDKDTYFCCWAFFPLGFSVNAKDTSGSSKWTPISSMFACPVQASGSNRNVSKRNSGPWVYYDDDEALQEISESSEDSDDEWGSDRRKRKAKKRASTSANVKKLQNDRVKKGQPNVGIGENLDSSRADSSKRATAAGGARKRGTTELGKLDLNVEFSNEAEEAARGISAGNGEEDNIEGIGFFEGLDEFLSSLPILKG